The genomic window aattgtATTGCTCATGTTTGGCATATTTAAAGAAGCTTGCCATTTGTAACAAAGTATGTAGAAAATTGAATTTCTGTATTACTACCAAGACATCAGTGTTTAAAAGTATTATGTCTATCTAATGTAATGTTCAGATACTTAAAATATTAAGTATTTTAATATAGTCAAATAagtttgttgctgttcagtcgtgtctgactcttcgtgaccccatggaccagagcacgccaggcacgcctacctttcactgcctcccgcagtttggccaaacacatgctagtcgcttcgagaacactgtccaaccatctcatcctctgtcatccccttctccttgtgccctccatctttcccaacatcagggtcttttccagggagtcttctcttctcagtaaATAAGTTTACTGCCcccaataaccttttttttttacattctgaATATACAGCTCTTGAAAAGTTTTGTGTTTAATACAGGCAACTCCTGACTGACACGCAATCGCTCATACATGCATGGAGCCCAACCTGGAAGTGTCCCTAGAACGTCACTAAAATGTTactaaagccagtgtggtgtagtggttaagagtggtagactcataatctggtgaaccgggttcacgtctctgctcctccacatgcagctgctggaggaagggaaaggagaatgttagccgctttgagactctttcttcttcttcttcttcttcttcttcttcttcttcttcttcttcttcttcacgggTGGAATGAGGACGGGGCAGGGGCAGAACGCTTTATGCGGGCGGGGATCTGGAACGTAGCCCCGCACAAAATGAAGATTGTCTGTATTTATGATAGGGTGCCTAGTTGGTTAGTAGCACAGTTGGAATTCTAGTCTTTTAGAATTTGAAGTTTACATATTCCATCTACCAGCTTCAAAGTAGTATCTTGTTTATATAGTAGCTTTATACGTGACTGTGGCTGAGCAGCAGTTTGTAATAGTAGGGGATTCCAATAGGAAATGGCATATAATTGCTGATGAACAAGGTATGAAAATTTGTTTTCTGGGGGGTAGAGTGGATTCCAATAATTGATTATTGCAGTGGGCTTGGGTCCAACTTCGATGGTGAAGGGAGGCCCCCCTCCACTGCCGAAGCAATCATGGGGTGGGAGAATTGAGCTCAAAGAAAAGTATCCTCTCCTACCAGCGACATGAAAGACGTGTCTTTGTGCATCCTTCTACAGCACCTTGGTGTCCATGGGGTTGGGGCGGAGGTGGGGGTTTTTAAAGACGCTATTTTACtgttccatccccccccccccaggtttgtaCCTTCAGATGGATGCTGAAAGTTACAAACAGATAGATCTATCTTACTACTACCCTAATTGGAATACCTTCGAACATTACATGACAGTGAGATTATAACAGAGAATTCCACTGCATGTGTTGGGATTTGTGTTTAGAAATGTAAATGTCATAAAGTAAATACTATTTATTTGGAATATGTTTACCTGCTACATGATAGAGGGTTTATAAGAAAGATGCCCCCTGTATATTCAGCAATAGAATTTAAGGGCGTTTCAATAACCTGCCTCAAACATCCACCCAACACATGAGGTTGGCCCTGTTCCAGCATGCTGCTGTCTTCTGGTATGCCCTCTGGCAGCTGCATATTCAGAATCAATGTGAAGGGACTTCCACGCATGCAGGTGTCAAATGCCCATGAGCACTCAGTGTCAGGGACTTGGCTTTCTGGCATGTTCTTGCTCCCTCAATGTCTTTAGAGAACATGTTCACCCAGTTTGCCTTCCACATATTCACTGCATTCAGATGTAATGTTTCACCATGGAGCACTCTGCGCATGGGCTGGGAGGAGGACTTTGGGAGCCTTTACTTTCAGTTTCCCTTACTCAGCTAACCATCAACAGGGCTATGGTGcgcataatgctaaaccatgctTTAGCCCTAGGTGCACGAATTGGAATGCATCTGagcttccttctcctcttgcATGGCTGGCAGAAGGACTGTagtgtttattttcaaaatatcctGGTTTAGGCTGTAGTTTAAAACAAGTTCTgattagtccaggcataggcgaactcggccctccagatgtttttggcctacaactgccatgatccctagctaacaggaccagtggtcagggatgatggaaattgtaatcccaaaacatctggagggccgagtttgcttatgcctggatTAGTTAAACAAGCCTGGTTCTTAACCTGTGATTTGAAGTTTCTTGTTTAGAAACTTCATTttttagtgcaggggtcccccaaactaaggcccgggggccagatgcggcccaatcgccttctaaatgcggcctgcggacagtccgggaatcagcgtgtttttacatgagtagaatgtgtccttttatttaaaatgcatctctgggttatttgtggggcataggaatttgtttattttttttttcaaaatatagtctggccccccacaaggtctgagggacagtggaccggccccctgctgaaaaagtttgctgacccctgctttagtgtCACCTGTGAACCAGCCCTTTGATTAAACAGTGATCCTGCATTCAGCTTATTTCTGGAGTTGACTGCTTTGGAGCCCCCGTGTAACATGACTACCACATAAGGCACAAAGCAGGTTTTACTGTATAAGTCAATAACTTGAATGTTTGCAGGCAAGAAATAGTATACTCTCATTTTCTCAATAAGATGCATTGAGTTAGTCATTATTTCCAAAGGAAGAGGCATCTTCTTCAATATACAAAGGagcaatatacaatatacaaaggaGCAAAGGATTACCTGCGTAGGTAATCTTATGTGATTGCCCTGTGGATTCCGATGTTTGAGGTTAACTGGATATTAAATGAACGTAAATTGGGGTTACAACATGTTGCCAGTTACTGGctcatttctttttgttttagaaTTAGGGAGGGCAATTTAACATATAAATACTAATAGGTGTTTTGGTGCAGAATTAAAACTTTTTGTCAGCATATTCCAGTATCAGATGTCTGAATACATACTCAATGTATGTTTCTGAGCTGCCTATTACATCTAATATATCTAATAAAGATATTAATATTTGAGCACACATCACTTAACCAGTTGCAAAGATAGATAAAGGAATCTGTAAATTTTACATTTACAAGGTCCTGCAACGAAGGCATTGTAAGTTACTctttctgggcaccacaggttCAGGCAGCATTGATGTTAAAGAGAATCACAACATGGACAACATTTCATCTAAAGATGGGAGTGTGCAAGGCACCGGAGAGGGGAACCAGCTCTCCAATGGTGGTGGCGCTAGCAGCAGGAAACGACCCTTGGAAGAGGGAAGCAATGGCCACGCCAAGTTCCgcacaaagaaaaggaagaaaacaccAGGGCCGGTCTTGCCCAAAAACGCTCTCATGCAGCTGAATGAAATCAAGCCTGGCTTGCAATACAAACTTCTCTCCCAAACAGGACCTGTTCATGCCCCTATTTTTGTGATGGCAGTAGAGGTTAATGGGCAGCTGTTTGAAGGCTCCGGCCCTACAAAAAAGAAAGCGAAGCTCCATGCAGCTGAGAAGGCCCTGAGGTCTTTTGTTCAGTTTCCGAATGCTTCTGAAGCACATCTTGCCATGGGAAGAACTCTTTCCGTAAATACGGACTTCACCTCTGATCAGGCAGATTTCCCAGATACCCTCTTCAATGGCTTTGAAAACCCTGCCCAGTCTGATCTTTCCTTTTATCTGGAGTCCAACGGAGAAGGTTCCTTTAGCTCCAGTGCAGACTATAATTTGTCATCTTCTGCGGCCTGTAGCCTTGTACAGTCGTCTCTCCCTGCTCCATCACCATACCCCTCAACAAGTGGGAAGAATCCAGTCATGATATTGAATGAACTCCGACCAGGCTTAAAGTATGAATTTCTCTCAGAAAGTGGAGAAAGTCATGCTAAGAATTTTGTAATGGCTGTGTCAGTGGATGGCCAAACGTTTGAAGGATCTGGAAGAAACAAAAAACTTGCAAAAGCACgcgccgctcagtcagctcttgCATCCTTGTTTAACATGCAGTTGGATCAAACACCATCTCACCAACCTATTCCTAGTGAAGGACTTCAGTTACACCTGCCTCAGGTGAGAAAACATTTCCCTTTATGTGTTATAATGGGCTAATGAGTTAATTAAAAAATACTGAAGTTACAACCTTTTGTTTTAACAGTGCATAAatagtttttgttgtatttggGTTCCTTCAGTGTGTTATTTCTGGCAGGGGCACAAAATATCCAATTTGACTGCTGATTCTCTTATGTTTGATGCTGTGAATGGGCAGAATATTTTATACCTACTTCCTGAGAAATTAAGTTAACCTAATGTATGATTTGACTGAATGAGCAGGTGAAACAGAATGTAGTATACATGAACTGCACATCATTGCAATTTCGCGAACTGTAGCATTTCCCTGGCATTATAAGGTGACGTATTTCCAGTGCAGCAGGGCTGTTTTGCTGATGAGCCACCATTGCCTTGTATAATAGCAATGTGCTGCTCTGCAAAAAGGAGTTTCTGCTACACAGAACTGGATATACAGGGGCAAGGATTGGTGTGACTTACCTAGGCAACAACATTTTTAAGGGCTAACTACACTGGTATACCGCTGTAACTCTGACATCAGTAGTAGCCCCCCTTTGGCCCATCCATATACTGGGAACTCTGCCACCAGAGACAAGTCTGTTCAATAGATAGTGTTTGCCTCTACTGCAATGCATACCCCGAGGGCACCCCTTTAAAGTTCTCGTTCGAGGTGAAAGACTGTCATTTTCTTTTCAGGAATATGGTAAGAATTACACATAGGCACATTGCTCCCCCAACTGCTCAGGGTGGAGTTGAAAaaagccacacccacccacccactggacCCTGTTAATGGTTCAACCCTTGAGCAGTGTCCAGCCACATTTTCCCCtgagtgcaaggacttctgcctgtGCAGTGGAGCCTCCCACTCCTCTCCTCCTGCGCCCTCCCTACATCTTCTCTGAAGAACTgag from Lacerta agilis isolate rLacAgi1 chromosome 1, rLacAgi1.pri, whole genome shotgun sequence includes these protein-coding regions:
- the ADARB1 gene encoding double-stranded RNA-specific editase 1 isoform X4; this translates as MDIDDEENMSSGSIDVKENHNMDNISSKDGSVQGTGEGNQLSNGGGASSRKRPLEEGSNGHAKFRTKKRKKTPGPVLPKNALMQLNEIKPGLQYKLLSQTGPVHAPIFVMAVEVNGQLFEGSGPTKKKAKLHAAEKALRSFVQFPNASEAHLAMGRTLSVNTDFTSDQADFPDTLFNGFENPAQSDLSFYLESNGEGSFSSSADYNLSSSAACSLVQSSLPAPSPYPSTSGKNPVMILNELRPGLKYEFLSESGESHAKNFVMAVSVDGQTFEGSGRNKKLAKARAAQSALASLFNMQLDQTPSHQPIPSEGLQLHLPQVLADAVARLVVDKFSDLTDNFTSPHARRKVLSGVVMTTGTDVKDAQVISVSTGTKCINGEYMSDRGLALNDCHAEIIARRCLLKFLYTQLELLLCSKEDQQKSIFIKSERSGFKLRENVQFHLYISTSPCGDARIFSPHEAAQEDQGDRHPNRKARGQLRTKIESGEGTIPVRSTTTIQTWDGVLQGERLLTMSCSDKIARWNVLGIQGALLTLFVEPIYFSSIILGSLYHGDHLSRAVYQRIAEIEDLPPLYILNRPLLSDT